In Gottschalkia purinilytica, the sequence ATCTAATAGAGTTAGAAGAACTTCTTCACATGCATTTTTGGGACTCCATCCTGTAGGAATAATAATATGTTCAATTATTTGTCCATCAAATACAATGCCTTTTGTTGCTACAGATCCTGAATCTATTCCTATAGAATACAATGTGTCACCTCCTAAAGACATTAAAGCATTTCTATAAATGCAGAAATACGAGTTTGTAACTGACCAATATCTGACTTAGAATAATCAGTTTCTATACTCATATAAGGAATATTTTTATTTTCGTTTAAGAATTTTTTAATTCTATATGTTTCAACATTATATGTGTGACATGCTTGAAGAACAATATCTACAACTCCATCTACTTTATATTCATCTACTAATCTATCTAATAGTTCTATTCTGTTATCATTAGGAGATATACAAGAGCATGCAACGTTCAGATATTTATCAGTTAATGCATCAATAGGATCAATGTCTTCATTAACTAGAGTGTCATTTCCTTTGACACCAGTGCAATTCTCAAAGCAGACAACTGCTCCGCCATTTTCTTCTATTATTTGAATTACTTTTTCTGTTGCTCCACCTGTAGGACAACCAGTTATAAGTATTCTAGGAGCATCTTCAGATACTTTTCTGACACCGTTATTATATTCCTCCATAACACTTTTAATCATATTATCTATAGTTTGATTTTGTTCATTTTTATCAGTTTTAAATGTTGCACCATATAAAACTTTTAGAATTTCTAGTCCTGTGATTGGAGGAGGACAAAGAGTTCCTAATTCATAGAATTTTTTTAACATACGTCTTTCTTCATTACGAGCTTTAATAGCTTGTTTTAGATTTTCATCTGTTATTTCAACATTGAATTCTTTTTCTATTCTCTCTTTTAAAACTACCATTTCATTACGCCAAAGGTTATAAGAATCATCACCTATAGTAGTTTGAGGTAACTGCATTACATGGACAGGTTTTATGTCATTCATATATTCATACATTTTTTTCTTTCCATCGCAAGTAGTTTCACCAACTATTAAATCAGAGAAATAAAAATATGGACATGTATCTGTTATAGCAAATCCATAGCTAGACTTAATAAGAGGACAAAGATTTCTAGGAAGATGTTTTTCTGCTTCTGGAATTGGTTCATCACTCATAGCACATAAAGATATAGGAATAGCATCAGCTGCTAATATAATTTCCCAAGGAGTGAAAACACAATAAGTACCTACGATATTTTTGCCTTTCTCCTTTAACTCTTTTACATCTATGAAACCTTTTTGTCTAGCTTCATCAAACTCATTAAAAGCTTTTGGTAAACTAATAGACATTCAAATCATCCTAACTTTTTAAATTTTTTAAATTATGTCACAAAAACCATTTTATTGTAACAATCATATTTTAATATTGTTTAAAAAAATACTCTAATAGAAAAAGCCTATACTTGATTTGATGTGTATAGACTTTTCCTATTAGAACATTTAGTCTTATTTTAACTTTAACATATAGAAGTCAACAGGATAATGTTAAAGGTTGATAACATGAATTTAAGTTGAAAAATTTATCAAAGCATTTCTATAAATGCAGAAATACGAGTTTTTAACTGACTAGCGTCAGATTGTGAATAGTCTGTTTCTATGCTCATATATGGTAAATCTTTTTTGTTATTAACAAACTTTTTCACTTTGAAAGATTCAACATTATATGTATGACAGGACTGAAGGATGACTTCAATTATGCCATCTACTTTATATTGATCTATAAGTTTGTTTAATAATTTAAACCTTTTCTCATTTGGAGATATACATGAACAAGGTATATTTAAATACTTTTGTGCTAATGCGTCTATTGGATCGATATTTTCATCTACTAGTTCGTCATTGCTTTTTGCACCACCACAAGTTTCAAAACAAACAACTACTCCACCATTATCTTCAATAGTTTTTATTATTTTTTCAGTCGCTCCACCGACAGGACAACCAGTTATAAGTATCCTAGGAGAATCTAAAGATATTTCTCTCAAGCCATCATTGTATTCTTCAAGAATATCATCAGTAAGTTCGTTGATGATTTCAATCTGACTTTTTTTATCAGTTTTAAATCCTGTGCCATGAAGTACCTGTAACATTTCATAGCCTGTCATAGGTGGAGGACAAAGACAGCTTAGTTCATAAAATCTTTTTAAAGCTTTTCTATATTTATTACGAAGTTTAATAACTTCTCTGAGCTTATCATCGGTTATAATAACATTAAATTTATTTTCAAGTTTTTCTTTTAGAGAAACTATCTCGTTACGCCAAAGGTTAAAAACGTTTTCCCCTTTATTAGTTTGAGGTAATTGCATAACATGAACAGGCTTTAGCTCATTCAAAAGTTCATACATTTTCTTTTTACCATCGCAAGTAGTTTCACCAACTATTAAATCAGAAAAATAAAAATATGGACACGAATCTGTAACAGCAAATCCATAACTGGATTTAATAAGAGGACAAAGGTTTCTAGGTAAATACTTTTCCGCTTCTGGTATAGATTCTTCACTAGTACCACATAAACTAACTGATATGGCACCAGCTGCATCCATAATTTCAACAGGAGTGAATGCACAGAAAACTCCTACAATGTTTTTCCCTTGCTCTTTCAATTGCTTTATTGCTATAAAGCCTTGTTGTCGAGCGTCAGTGAAATCATTGAATTTTTTAGGTAAACTAATCGTATTCAATTGCATCACTCCTTGAAAAATATAGAAAAATAAATATAAATTATAGAGTATGGAGGTAATACTATAATCAAATTCTAGTTCATTATAGTCAATATGTCTAATAGAAAAAGTGTATATTTATATTAAACTGTATTGATAGAAGTTATTAATATAAAAAAGAAGCAGTAAATTTCTTTACTGCTTCTTGAATAATGCCTATTTTCCGTAACGATTCAAAATACCTTCTAGCATTCGTGCATGACGTCCTTCATCTTTTGCAGATTCATAGAAATAGTCTCTTGCTGATAGTAGTCCTAGTTCTTCTGCTTTTTCTGCGGCTTCTTTTTTACCTTGATTTGCAAAAATTTCTCCTTCTAACATTTGTTTAATGTTATCAAATATATTATCTTGAATCATACCATTTAATTCTGCAAAATGAGCAGCATGTTCAGCTTCTTCCCATGCCATAGTTTTTAATACTTCGGCAATTTCAGGATATCCTTGTCGTTGAGCTTGGCGTGCCATAGCAAGGTAAATTCCTGCTTCACTGGTTTCACCATTAAAATTTTGTTTTACGATTCTTTCTAAGGCTGTTCCCTTAGTTTCACCAATTTTATTTTCAATTGTTAAATTTCTTTTCTCCATTTTAATTCCCCCTATAACTATATTGGTTTGAAGACACTCAATATTTTTTTTGATATTTCTTTATTTGTACGTTCCAAGTCGGCAAAATACATAAAATTACTTCCTTTATAATCTAAAGCATCTCCAAATAGAGCCACTTCCATGGCACTACGGATGATGTTAATAATACAGTCTTCATCATGATAAAGTTGACAATTTTTACATTGATTCAAAATAAAAATAATTGAATTGATAAGTGCTTCTTCATCATAAATTTTCGTATCGTTATATGGAATTCTATCCATTCCTCCATCAATAAATTCATCTTGTTGTTTAAAACAAGTAAGTAATGATTGTTCACAATAACCTATTAGACAGTCATCTTTTTGACAAGAATTACAATGGTCTTCTGATAGACAACATTTGCCTATCTCTTGAATCAATGCATTAAAGTCAATATGTCTGTTCAATCTAATTCTCCTTTCCCCTAAAAATACTACAATGTAGTAACTACCCTAATACAAAGTGAATAAACAAATTTTAACATTTTTACCATAGCTACTATAAAATTGAGTATAAGGAGAGATAGGATAAAAATCAATACTAATATTTATTAATAAAGTTTAGTAAATGCTTATAAGGTAGAATTGAAGATTAAAAGATTCGAATCTTGCTTTTTATTTTGAAGATAACAATGGTATGTTTAATAAATATATAGAATAGAAAATAACAATATTGCAATTCAGATCCATTATCTTTTTCTATTTGACATAATTGGTAGTATTATGTAGAATTGTTTTGG encodes:
- a CDS encoding double-cubane-cluster-containing anaerobic reductase; this translates as MQLNTISLPKKFNDFTDARQQGFIAIKQLKEQGKNIVGVFCAFTPVEIMDAAGAISVSLCGTSEESIPEAEKYLPRNLCPLIKSSYGFAVTDSCPYFYFSDLIVGETTCDGKKKMYELLNELKPVHVMQLPQTNKGENVFNLWRNEIVSLKEKLENKFNVIITDDKLREVIKLRNKYRKALKRFYELSCLCPPPMTGYEMLQVLHGTGFKTDKKSQIEIINELTDDILEEYNDGLREISLDSPRILITGCPVGGATEKIIKTIEDNGGVVVCFETCGGAKSNDELVDENIDPIDALAQKYLNIPCSCISPNEKRFKLLNKLIDQYKVDGIIEVILQSCHTYNVESFKVKKFVNNKKDLPYMSIETDYSQSDASQLKTRISAFIEML
- a CDS encoding double-cubane-cluster-containing anaerobic reductase, with the protein product MSISLPKAFNEFDEARQKGFIDVKELKEKGKNIVGTYCVFTPWEIILAADAIPISLCAMSDEPIPEAEKHLPRNLCPLIKSSYGFAITDTCPYFYFSDLIVGETTCDGKKKMYEYMNDIKPVHVMQLPQTTIGDDSYNLWRNEMVVLKERIEKEFNVEITDENLKQAIKARNEERRMLKKFYELGTLCPPPITGLEILKVLYGATFKTDKNEQNQTIDNMIKSVMEEYNNGVRKVSEDAPRILITGCPTGGATEKVIQIIEENGGAVVCFENCTGVKGNDTLVNEDIDPIDALTDKYLNVACSCISPNDNRIELLDRLVDEYKVDGVVDIVLQACHTYNVETYRIKKFLNENKNIPYMSIETDYSKSDIGQLQTRISAFIEML
- a CDS encoding ferritin-like domain-containing protein; amino-acid sequence: MEKRNLTIENKIGETKGTALERIVKQNFNGETSEAGIYLAMARQAQRQGYPEIAEVLKTMAWEEAEHAAHFAELNGMIQDNIFDNIKQMLEGEIFANQGKKEAAEKAEELGLLSARDYFYESAKDEGRHARMLEGILNRYGK